Proteins encoded together in one Gemmatimonadota bacterium DH-78 window:
- a CDS encoding putative DNA modification/repair radical SAM protein, translated as MKLNRKLAILADAAKYDASCASSGAAGRRAGASGLGSTTGSGICHSYTPDGRCVSLLKILLTNVCIFDCRYCVNRRSSDVPRARFTADQVVRLTLDFYRRNYIEGLFLSSGIIRSADYTMEQLVEVARALRQDHLFSGYIHLKTIPEASPELVAEAGRWADRLSINVELPTQGDLDRLAPEKDLVQIEGAMGRVGSKISDVRAERRKARGRRKPDRFVPAGQSTQMIVGATPATDREVLHTSDRLYSRYRLRRVYYSAFSPIPAASASLPLRSPPLLREHRLYQADWLLRFYGFDVDEITTPEAPSLPLDVDPKTAWALRHRSLFPVDVNRADRESLLRVPGLGTKGVSRILTSRRHRRLRLDDLVRLGVRLDKARHFIVTDDHRPRGLDAEGLRLRVAPRAFQTDLFEQSVIEPREDRHESPDAAEPPDLVSARATEAAAAVTGEL; from the coding sequence ATGAAGTTGAACCGCAAGCTCGCGATCCTGGCGGATGCCGCGAAGTATGACGCGTCGTGCGCGAGCAGTGGTGCGGCCGGGCGCAGGGCCGGGGCCTCCGGGCTCGGATCCACCACCGGTTCGGGGATCTGCCACTCGTACACCCCCGACGGGCGATGCGTATCGCTGCTGAAGATCCTGCTCACCAACGTGTGCATCTTCGACTGCCGGTACTGTGTGAACCGACGGTCCAGCGACGTGCCGAGAGCCCGGTTCACCGCCGATCAGGTGGTGCGTCTGACGCTCGACTTCTACCGTCGCAACTACATCGAAGGGTTGTTTCTGTCGTCGGGGATCATTCGGAGCGCCGACTACACGATGGAGCAGTTGGTCGAGGTGGCGAGAGCGCTTCGCCAGGACCACCTCTTCTCGGGCTACATCCATCTCAAGACCATTCCGGAGGCCTCGCCCGAGCTGGTCGCGGAGGCCGGGCGGTGGGCCGACCGGCTGAGCATCAACGTCGAGCTTCCCACGCAGGGCGACCTCGACCGCCTCGCGCCGGAGAAGGATCTCGTCCAGATCGAAGGCGCGATGGGCCGGGTCGGATCGAAGATCTCGGACGTTCGAGCCGAGCGCCGGAAGGCGCGGGGCCGCCGGAAGCCGGACCGCTTCGTCCCGGCCGGCCAGAGCACACAGATGATCGTTGGAGCCACGCCGGCCACCGATCGAGAAGTGCTGCATACCTCCGACCGGCTGTACAGCCGCTATCGCCTGCGCCGCGTCTACTACTCCGCGTTCAGCCCGATTCCAGCCGCCTCCGCGAGCCTTCCCCTCCGGTCTCCTCCACTCCTCCGGGAGCATCGGCTCTATCAGGCGGACTGGCTGCTGCGGTTCTACGGCTTCGACGTGGACGAGATCACGACCCCCGAGGCCCCGAGTTTGCCGCTCGACGTCGACCCCAAGACGGCCTGGGCGCTCCGGCACCGGTCGCTGTTTCCGGTCGATGTGAATCGCGCCGACCGCGAGAGTCTGCTGCGGGTGCCCGGGCTCGGCACGAAGGGCGTGTCGCGGATTCTCACCTCCCGGCGTCATCGGAGACTGAGACTCGACGATCTGGTCCGGCTCGGTGTGCGGCTGGACAAGGCTCGACATTTCATCGTCACCGACGATCACCGCCCCCGGGGACTCGATGCGGAGGGGCTTCGCCTGCGAGTCGCACCGCGCGCCTTTCAGACGGATCTCTTCGAGCAGAGTGTGATCGAACCTCGCGAGGACCGGCACGAGTCGCCCGACGCGGCCGAGCCACCGGATCTGGTGAGCGCACGTGCGACCGAAGCCGCCGCCGCGGTGACCGGAGAGCTGTAG
- a CDS encoding TIGR03915 family putative DNA repair protein, giving the protein MSSERAVEFDGRWEGWRTVARSVLADRVSPDRVRWVDPWTTQCGLFAGSSTRATGSGGRGIVAEVRVPAGFVTLGATVACHRDPVRWDSLYRALWRIAHGERHLLDVAADPLVARLRRLASAVRRDVHKMRAFVRFREVNGPDGESRWIAWFEPDHRIVERNADFFVQRFTSMRFSIFTPDRSLHWDRTRRWFGPGASAHEVRGDDALESLWRTYYASTYNPARTRWKAMVSEMPVKYWKNLPEARLIPHLVRESEARVADMLEADPVPDEATLRARKRDRIRQRPGGHAFCMEGGAGTRPPFLHQTAQGRNDEPIRSEPRPRLRACEPG; this is encoded by the coding sequence GTGTCCTCCGAACGAGCGGTCGAGTTCGACGGTCGCTGGGAGGGGTGGCGCACCGTCGCGCGTTCGGTTCTGGCGGACCGGGTCTCGCCCGACAGAGTGCGGTGGGTCGATCCCTGGACGACCCAGTGCGGATTGTTCGCCGGTTCTTCGACCCGGGCCACCGGGTCGGGCGGTCGCGGGATAGTGGCTGAGGTGCGGGTCCCGGCGGGCTTCGTCACCCTCGGCGCGACCGTGGCCTGCCACCGAGATCCGGTCCGGTGGGACTCGCTGTACCGAGCACTGTGGCGGATCGCGCATGGGGAGAGGCACCTGCTCGACGTCGCCGCAGACCCCCTGGTCGCGCGGTTGCGGCGCCTCGCGTCCGCCGTGCGACGAGACGTTCACAAGATGCGCGCGTTCGTGCGTTTTCGAGAGGTGAACGGACCCGATGGCGAGTCGCGGTGGATCGCCTGGTTCGAGCCGGACCACCGGATCGTGGAGCGGAATGCCGACTTCTTCGTCCAGCGCTTCACCTCGATGCGGTTCTCGATCTTCACCCCGGATCGCTCGCTCCACTGGGATCGAACCCGGCGCTGGTTCGGGCCCGGCGCTTCCGCGCACGAGGTGCGGGGAGACGACGCACTGGAGTCCCTCTGGAGAACCTACTACGCCAGCACCTACAACCCGGCTCGCACACGCTGGAAGGCGATGGTGTCGGAGATGCCGGTGAAGTACTGGAAGAACCTCCCGGAAGCGCGGCTCATTCCTCATCTCGTTCGAGAGTCCGAGGCGAGAGTCGCCGACATGCTCGAAGCCGACCCCGTACCCGACGAGGCGACGCTGAGGGCCCGCAAGCGGGATCGAATCCGTCAGCGACCGGGCGGGCACGCCTTCTGCATGGAGGGGGGGGCGGGGACTCGTCCCCCGTTCCTCCACCAGACCGCCCAGGGAAGAAACGATGAGCCGATCCGATCAGAGCCGCGACCCCGTCTTCGAGCCTGCGAACCGGGGTGA
- a CDS encoding catalase, translating to MSRSDQSRDPVFEPANRGEVSSDHPTDEPRDGFERVEHEGEEFSRGAGGETHQTAGGERPVLTTQQGVPIADDQNTLRAGARGPGLLEDFHFREKLFHFDHERIPERVVHARGYGAHGYFETTEDLSDLTRAHLFQEVGRRTPAFVRFSTVAGNKGSPDLARDVRGFAVKLYTEEGNWDLVGNNIPVFFIQDAMKFPDLVHAAKAEPDRGFPQAQTAHDNFWDFISLMPESIHMMMWAMSDRAIPRSFRFMEGFGVHTFRLVNAEGESHFVKFHWKPKQGMQSVVWDEAVKINGADPDFHRRDLWESIQKGDYPEWELGLQVFDDEFADAFEFDVLDPTKLIPEEVLPVRRVGRLVLDRMVDNFFAETEQVAFCTQNVVPGIDFTDDPLLQGRNFSYLDTQLKRLGGPNFTHIPINAPKSPMHLFQQDGHMAMKNPVGRANYEPNSWSGQEAGPRECPHTGYTSFPQRVEGEKRRLRAESFRDHYSQARQFYRSQTPVEQRHMRDALVFELSKVETPAIRRRVVGHLLHVDEGLAEAVADGLGLDDLPAAPTPAAEPRDLEVSDALSILKNTGGTFAGRKVGVLVSDGADIGTLDALRAALDEEGASMAIVAPKIGGIEASDGSWIEADEQVEGGPSVLFDAVAIVTTEEGAAALASMPAARGFLSDALAHFKFIGWVEEAEPLFQRVGAEIGGDDGQIAVGGDDGAGSFVEACRSLRFWDREP from the coding sequence ATGAGCCGATCCGATCAGAGCCGCGACCCCGTCTTCGAGCCTGCGAACCGGGGTGAGGTCTCGTCCGACCACCCCACCGATGAGCCGCGCGACGGGTTCGAACGAGTCGAGCACGAAGGCGAGGAGTTCAGCCGCGGCGCAGGGGGAGAAACGCACCAGACCGCAGGGGGAGAGCGCCCGGTTCTCACCACGCAGCAGGGCGTACCGATCGCCGACGACCAGAACACGCTGCGCGCGGGGGCCAGAGGCCCGGGACTGCTCGAAGACTTCCACTTTCGGGAGAAGCTCTTTCACTTCGACCACGAGCGGATCCCGGAGCGGGTGGTTCATGCCCGCGGGTACGGTGCCCACGGATACTTCGAAACGACCGAGGATCTCTCCGACCTCACGCGAGCCCACCTCTTCCAGGAGGTGGGTCGGCGGACGCCGGCGTTCGTGCGCTTCAGCACGGTCGCGGGAAACAAGGGCTCACCCGACCTGGCGCGCGACGTACGCGGGTTCGCGGTGAAGCTCTATACCGAGGAGGGGAACTGGGATCTCGTCGGCAACAACATTCCGGTCTTCTTCATTCAAGATGCAATGAAGTTTCCGGACCTGGTCCACGCCGCGAAGGCCGAGCCCGACCGCGGCTTTCCGCAGGCGCAGACCGCCCACGACAACTTCTGGGACTTCATCTCGCTGATGCCCGAGTCGATCCACATGATGATGTGGGCGATGTCGGACCGCGCGATCCCTCGGTCGTTCCGGTTCATGGAGGGATTCGGGGTGCACACCTTCCGGTTGGTGAATGCGGAGGGGGAGTCGCACTTCGTCAAGTTCCACTGGAAGCCGAAGCAGGGCATGCAGTCGGTCGTCTGGGACGAGGCCGTCAAGATCAATGGCGCCGATCCCGACTTCCATCGACGAGACCTGTGGGAGTCGATTCAGAAGGGCGACTATCCGGAGTGGGAGCTCGGCCTCCAGGTGTTCGACGACGAGTTCGCCGACGCGTTCGAGTTCGACGTGCTCGACCCCACCAAGCTGATCCCCGAAGAAGTCCTTCCCGTGCGCCGCGTCGGACGACTCGTGCTCGATCGCATGGTCGACAACTTCTTCGCGGAGACCGAGCAGGTGGCGTTCTGCACCCAGAACGTGGTGCCGGGCATCGACTTCACCGACGATCCGCTCCTTCAGGGCCGCAACTTCTCCTATCTGGACACCCAGCTGAAGAGACTGGGGGGGCCGAACTTCACCCACATTCCGATCAACGCACCAAAGAGCCCGATGCACCTCTTCCAACAGGACGGGCACATGGCGATGAAGAATCCGGTCGGCCGGGCCAACTACGAGCCGAACTCGTGGAGCGGGCAGGAGGCTGGGCCTCGCGAATGTCCGCACACCGGCTACACGTCCTTCCCGCAACGGGTGGAGGGGGAGAAGCGCCGACTTCGAGCGGAGAGCTTCCGCGACCACTACAGCCAGGCGCGCCAGTTCTATCGCAGCCAGACGCCGGTCGAGCAGCGCCACATGCGGGACGCCCTCGTGTTCGAGCTGTCGAAAGTCGAGACGCCGGCCATCCGGCGTCGCGTCGTCGGGCATCTCCTCCATGTGGACGAGGGCTTGGCGGAGGCGGTGGCCGATGGGCTCGGGCTCGATGACCTGCCCGCTGCTCCCACCCCGGCGGCCGAGCCCCGGGATCTCGAGGTGTCGGATGCGCTCAGCATCCTGAAGAACACGGGAGGCACCTTCGCCGGGCGCAAGGTGGGCGTGCTCGTGTCGGACGGCGCGGATATCGGAACCCTCGACGCGCTTCGCGCGGCCCTCGACGAGGAGGGTGCATCGATGGCGATCGTGGCTCCGAAGATCGGAGGAATCGAGGCGTCCGATGGCTCGTGGATCGAGGCGGACGAGCAGGTGGAGGGAGGCCCTTCGGTGTTGTTCGATGCGGTGGCGATCGTGACCACTGAAGAGGGCGCCGCGGCTCTGGCATCGATGCCGGCGGCCCGGGGATTCCTCAGCGATGCCCTCGCTCACTTCAAGTTCATCGGGTGGGTCGAAGAAGCGGAACCCCTCTTTCAGCGCGTCGGCGCCGAGATCGGGGGTGACGACGGCCAGATCGCGGTCGGGGGCGACGACGGGGCGGGGAGCTTCGTCGAGGCGTGTCGCTCGCTTCGATTCTGGGACCGCGAGCCGTAA
- a CDS encoding GNAT family N-acetyltransferase, whose amino-acid sequence MVVDTYNAPPPTANLPGVPLMNSPDDPNDAAYCELPTPKDQRAPSTRSSAPLDIRIDADSGRFVAEVAGAEAFIQYRYEGADVLHLIRTWVPPQARGGGVGALLAEFAMEHAREEGLTVTTSCWFIDQFLDASPQYQDLRAG is encoded by the coding sequence ATGGTGGTAGATACCTACAACGCACCGCCCCCGACCGCGAACCTGCCCGGAGTCCCCCTCATGAACAGCCCCGACGACCCGAACGACGCCGCCTACTGCGAGCTGCCCACGCCGAAGGACCAGCGCGCCCCCTCGACTCGGTCGAGCGCCCCGCTCGACATCCGCATCGACGCCGACAGCGGCCGCTTCGTGGCCGAGGTGGCCGGGGCGGAGGCCTTCATCCAGTACCGCTACGAGGGTGCGGACGTCCTGCATCTGATCCGCACCTGGGTGCCGCCCCAGGCGCGCGGGGGCGGCGTCGGGGCCCTGCTCGCGGAGTTCGCGATGGAGCACGCCCGCGAGGAGGGGCTCACGGTGACCACCTCCTGCTGGTTCATCGACCAGTTCCTGGACGCGAGCCCGCAATACCAAGACCTGCGGGCGGGCTGA
- a CDS encoding glycosyl hydrolase, translating into MLARVLPAALRTTIVPAAAVALCAATTAALAPAPLAAQPAPESAFAGLTFRSLGPALMGGRISDLAVVESSPQNFYLGTASGGLWKTENHGTSWIPLFDEQPNASIGDVTIHQANPNLVWVGTGEPQNRQSSPYGNGVYKSTDGGRTWTHMGLDDTRHIGRIVIHPTRPDIVWVAALGHLWGPNEERGVFRTTDGGATWEKVLYIDEHTGAVDLAIDPGDPNTLFAAMYQRQRTGWGFNGGGPGSGIHRTVDGGDSWTELTEGLPEGIKGRIGLDVFRQDGNRVYAIVESAENGGVFRSLDRGDHWEKMSSMNPRPMYYSQIRIDPSNADRVYVLGTQLAVSDDGGRTFRNDGATQIHVDHHALWINPNDPDHLIIGSDGGISASWDGTEHWRMFDNLALGQFYQVSYDMRTPYFVCGGLQDNNPWCGPSNNLSFHGIRHQDWYEVAYGDGFTTLVDPTDSTIVFSETQGGNLNRYDVITGEKTALKPIVGPRAEGDSTKAYRFNWHTPLVMSSHDPSTIYLGSQYLLRSRDRGVSWEEASPDLSRAIDRDTLSIMGVVGSERMLSKHDGTSTYGNLVSVAESPLDPDVLYAGTDDGNVQVTRDGGATWTNVIDRIPGVPERTYVSRLVASHHEPGRVYATFDGHRNDDYAPYAFVSEDFGDSWRAISDGLPDESVNVLVEHPRTPGLLFLGNEVGIWFSVDRGDSWTRLKNDLPTVPVDDLQIHPRDNDLIVGTHGRSIYILADVAPFERLTGSVLAEAGHLFPAQTSVMWAQKGDWPFYGATYSAPNPPRGARIRYYLRDGVGGDDAVANGDADANDDADASGAAGPDAGADANADPELVIRDASGAVVRTLDTADQAGVHEVIWDWRHDRPFEPESSGGGGRGGGGAPPGPIVLPGTYTVTLTVGDTESTTPIVIEPDPRRPMSMADRRARQDALMDLHQMAEPLYQANRALARLGEVIDEARALLPDDAPEDVAGEIDAIEAELDALGDGFQQANRNAGVRNAIQVSSTVPTADQLWQIEQLWSEVPGLVARVNALVETRVPALNDRLDELGARPDPGDTVPMPTRGGGEG; encoded by the coding sequence ATGCTCGCTCGCGTCCTTCCCGCCGCCCTTCGCACGACGATCGTACCGGCTGCGGCCGTCGCACTCTGTGCGGCCACCACCGCCGCTCTCGCCCCCGCGCCCCTCGCCGCGCAGCCCGCTCCGGAATCGGCCTTCGCCGGCCTCACCTTCCGCAGCCTCGGCCCCGCGCTCATGGGCGGCCGCATCTCCGACCTCGCCGTCGTGGAGTCCTCTCCCCAGAACTTCTATCTCGGCACGGCCTCGGGCGGCCTCTGGAAGACCGAGAACCACGGCACCTCCTGGATCCCGCTCTTCGACGAGCAGCCCAACGCGTCGATCGGCGACGTCACGATCCACCAGGCGAATCCGAACCTGGTCTGGGTGGGCACCGGGGAGCCGCAGAACCGGCAGTCGTCGCCGTACGGCAACGGGGTCTACAAGTCGACCGACGGGGGGCGCACCTGGACCCACATGGGGCTCGACGACACGCGGCACATCGGGCGTATCGTCATCCACCCGACCCGTCCCGACATCGTGTGGGTGGCCGCGCTCGGCCATCTGTGGGGCCCGAACGAGGAGCGCGGCGTCTTCCGCACCACCGATGGGGGCGCCACCTGGGAGAAGGTGCTCTACATCGACGAGCACACGGGCGCGGTGGACCTCGCGATCGACCCGGGCGACCCGAACACCCTCTTCGCCGCCATGTACCAGCGCCAGCGCACCGGGTGGGGCTTCAACGGGGGCGGCCCGGGCAGCGGCATCCATCGCACCGTGGACGGCGGCGACAGCTGGACCGAGCTGACCGAGGGACTGCCCGAGGGCATCAAGGGGCGGATCGGGCTCGACGTGTTCCGGCAGGACGGCAACCGCGTGTACGCCATCGTGGAGTCGGCCGAGAACGGGGGCGTCTTCCGGTCGCTGGATCGCGGCGACCACTGGGAGAAGATGTCGAGCATGAACCCGCGCCCGATGTACTACTCCCAGATCCGCATCGATCCGAGCAACGCCGACCGCGTGTACGTGCTCGGCACCCAGCTCGCCGTGTCGGACGACGGCGGGCGCACCTTCCGCAACGACGGAGCCACGCAGATCCACGTCGATCACCACGCGCTGTGGATCAACCCGAACGATCCCGACCACCTGATCATCGGGAGCGACGGCGGCATCTCCGCGTCGTGGGACGGCACCGAGCACTGGCGCATGTTCGACAATCTGGCGCTCGGGCAGTTCTATCAGGTGTCGTACGACATGCGCACGCCCTACTTCGTGTGCGGGGGACTCCAGGACAACAATCCCTGGTGCGGGCCGTCGAACAACCTGTCGTTTCACGGCATCCGCCATCAGGACTGGTACGAGGTGGCGTACGGCGACGGCTTCACCACCCTCGTCGATCCCACCGATTCCACCATCGTCTTCTCCGAAACGCAGGGCGGAAACCTCAATCGCTACGATGTGATCACCGGCGAGAAGACCGCGCTCAAGCCGATCGTGGGACCCCGTGCCGAGGGCGATTCCACCAAGGCCTATCGCTTCAACTGGCACACGCCGCTCGTGATGTCGAGCCACGATCCGTCCACGATCTACCTCGGGTCGCAGTATCTGCTGCGCTCGCGCGACCGCGGCGTGAGCTGGGAGGAAGCGAGTCCCGATCTCTCCCGCGCCATCGACCGCGACACCCTGAGCATCATGGGGGTCGTGGGCTCCGAGCGGATGCTGTCGAAGCACGACGGCACCTCCACCTACGGCAACCTCGTGTCGGTCGCCGAGTCACCGCTCGATCCCGACGTGCTCTACGCGGGCACCGACGACGGCAACGTGCAGGTCACCCGCGACGGGGGTGCCACCTGGACGAACGTGATCGATCGCATTCCGGGGGTGCCGGAGCGCACCTACGTCTCGCGGCTGGTGGCCTCGCATCACGAGCCGGGCCGGGTGTACGCCACCTTCGACGGGCACCGCAACGACGACTACGCGCCCTACGCCTTCGTGAGCGAGGATTTCGGGGACTCCTGGCGGGCGATCTCCGACGGCCTGCCCGACGAGTCGGTGAACGTGCTGGTCGAGCACCCTCGCACACCGGGCCTGCTCTTCCTGGGCAACGAGGTGGGCATCTGGTTCTCCGTCGACCGCGGCGACAGCTGGACGCGACTGAAGAACGACCTGCCCACCGTGCCGGTCGACGATCTCCAGATCCACCCGCGCGACAACGACCTGATCGTCGGCACCCACGGCCGCTCGATCTACATCCTGGCCGACGTCGCGCCCTTCGAGCGCCTGACCGGGTCGGTGCTCGCGGAGGCGGGTCACCTCTTCCCCGCGCAGACCAGCGTGATGTGGGCGCAGAAGGGAGACTGGCCCTTCTACGGCGCCACCTACTCGGCGCCCAACCCGCCGCGTGGCGCGCGGATCCGCTACTACCTGCGCGATGGGGTGGGTGGCGACGACGCGGTCGCGAATGGTGACGCGGACGCGAATGACGACGCGGATGCGAGCGGCGCCGCGGGCCCCGACGCTGGTGCGGACGCGAACGCCGACCCCGAACTCGTGATCCGCGATGCCTCGGGCGCCGTCGTCCGCACCCTCGACACCGCCGACCAGGCGGGCGTGCACGAGGTGATCTGGGACTGGCGCCACGATCGGCCCTTCGAGCCCGAGTCGAGCGGCGGCGGCGGGCGGGGAGGGGGGGGTGCCCCTCCCGGTCCGATCGTGCTGCCGGGCACTTACACGGTGACGCTGACGGTGGGCGACACCGAGTCGACCACGCCCATCGTGATCGAACCCGACCCGCGGCGGCCCATGTCGATGGCCGACCGGCGTGCGCGTCAGGACGCGCTCATGGATCTGCACCAGATGGCCGAGCCGCTCTACCAAGCCAACCGCGCCCTCGCCCGACTGGGAGAGGTGATCGACGAGGCGCGGGCGCTGCTGCCCGACGATGCGCCGGAGGATGTGGCCGGCGAGATCGATGCGATCGAAGCCGAACTCGATGCGCTCGGCGACGGCTTCCAGCAGGCGAACCGCAACGCCGGGGTGCGCAACGCGATCCAGGTCTCGTCCACCGTGCCCACCGCCGACCAGCTCTGGCAGATCGAGCAGCTGTGGTCGGAGGTGCCGGGGCTCGTCGCGCGCGTCAACGCCCTGGTCGAGACGCGGGTGCCCGCGCTAAACGACCGCCTCGACGAACTCGGCGCCCGCCCCGACCCGGGTGACACGGTACCGATGCCGACGCGTGGAGGAGGGGAGGGCTGA
- a CDS encoding pyridoxamine 5'-phosphate oxidase family protein, with translation MTTATHTAKKIDELYELISDIEMALMTTRRPDGRLVSRPMASQKRDPVADLWFVTNVETHKIDELEHDPNVNFGYLDEGSMEWVSVSGTARISQDRELIRRLHEDSWTMWFNDEGGARDGGPDDPRLALILVEVHSAVYSKQKHSTPRTLFELAKGRITGEQPDVAREETLSEAELKG, from the coding sequence ATGACGACCGCCACGCATACCGCCAAGAAGATCGACGAGCTGTACGAGCTCATCTCCGACATCGAGATGGCCCTCATGACCACCCGTCGCCCCGACGGGCGGCTCGTGAGTCGGCCCATGGCTTCGCAGAAGCGCGATCCGGTGGCCGACCTCTGGTTCGTGACCAACGTCGAGACCCACAAGATCGACGAACTCGAGCACGACCCGAATGTGAATTTCGGCTACCTCGACGAGGGCTCCATGGAGTGGGTGTCGGTGAGCGGTACCGCGCGCATCAGCCAGGATCGCGAGCTCATTCGCCGACTCCACGAGGACTCGTGGACGATGTGGTTCAACGACGAAGGCGGCGCGCGCGACGGGGGTCCCGACGACCCCCGGCTGGCGCTGATCCTCGTCGAGGTCCACAGTGCCGTGTATTCGAAGCAGAAGCACTCCACGCCGCGCACCCTGTTCGAACTGGCGAAGGGACGCATCACCGGCGAGCAGCCCGATGTGGCGCGCGAGGAGACGCTGTCGGAGGCCGAACTGAAGGGCTGA
- a CDS encoding aldolase/citrate lyase family protein — MTVPTALRSIALSALALALLPAAPASAQTRLNRTIETLESGAPVFGLATGNFDLTNARALATSDLDFIIIDMEHSPFDIERLRTFLLGMVDVRRAVEKGSTQMDVTPIARIPANGRENLQWMVKQALDVGAYGVMFPFVETPEQALNAIAAMRYPQRRGDEQPEPRGLRGSSPGNAVWVWGARDYSARADVWPLDPQGELLAVLQIETPLGVENIEQIAALPGVGAIFIGPADLSLNYGVPGNHPDMVAAIERVLAACQANDVPCGLTTGAGSVEGRLAEGFDFVTISWGGDAGISGGAAAALEIAREAAGRDGN; from the coding sequence ATGACCGTTCCCACCGCCCTCCGGTCGATCGCCCTGTCCGCCCTGGCCCTCGCGCTGCTCCCGGCCGCACCGGCCTCCGCGCAGACCCGCCTCAACCGCACGATCGAGACTCTGGAGAGCGGGGCGCCCGTGTTCGGCCTCGCCACCGGCAACTTCGACCTGACCAACGCCCGCGCGCTCGCCACCTCCGATCTCGACTTCATCATCATCGACATGGAGCACAGCCCCTTCGACATCGAGCGGCTGCGCACGTTCCTGCTCGGCATGGTCGATGTGCGCCGGGCGGTGGAGAAGGGCTCGACGCAGATGGACGTCACGCCGATCGCGCGCATTCCGGCGAATGGCCGCGAGAATCTCCAGTGGATGGTCAAGCAGGCGCTCGATGTGGGCGCCTACGGCGTGATGTTTCCCTTCGTGGAGACTCCGGAGCAGGCGCTGAACGCGATCGCCGCGATGCGGTACCCGCAGCGTCGCGGCGATGAACAGCCCGAGCCGCGCGGCCTGCGGGGCTCGTCGCCCGGCAACGCGGTGTGGGTGTGGGGCGCACGCGACTACTCGGCCCGCGCCGACGTCTGGCCCCTCGATCCGCAGGGCGAACTGCTCGCCGTGCTCCAGATCGAGACGCCCCTCGGCGTGGAGAACATCGAGCAGATCGCCGCGCTCCCCGGAGTGGGAGCCATCTTCATCGGACCGGCCGACCTCTCGCTGAACTACGGCGTGCCCGGCAACCACCCCGACATGGTGGCCGCCATCGAGCGGGTGCTCGCCGCCTGCCAGGCCAACGACGTGCCCTGCGGCCTCACCACCGGTGCGGGCTCGGTGGAAGGGCGGCTGGCCGAGGGCTTCGACTTCGTGACCATCTCCTGGGGGGGCGACGCCGGCATCTCCGGAGGCGCGGCCGCGGCACTGGAGATCGCGCGCGAGGCCGCGGGACGCGACGGCAACTGA
- a CDS encoding cytochrome c: MNARLLPFALLLALGCQSAAPEAEVPVPTPAAEVEEPAPVDTAPPVEEAPEPAAAEVVFADPMPPSAEEAAELASDLTPAITDGIYTVDQARRGAEVMANRCVDCHVVEDWSGDSFRRRWSEESVYRMFQYLHESMPEGEPPYSLPREQVTDVLTYIFYLNGVPAGDAELGSDDDSLDDHWIVWVSADER; encoded by the coding sequence ATGAACGCCAGACTTCTTCCTTTCGCCCTGCTCCTGGCTCTCGGTTGCCAGAGCGCGGCCCCGGAAGCCGAGGTCCCGGTACCCACGCCTGCGGCGGAGGTCGAGGAACCCGCACCGGTCGACACCGCGCCTCCCGTCGAGGAGGCCCCCGAGCCCGCAGCCGCCGAGGTGGTCTTCGCCGATCCCATGCCGCCGTCGGCCGAGGAAGCCGCCGAGCTCGCTTCGGATCTCACGCCGGCGATCACCGACGGGATCTACACCGTCGACCAGGCGCGCCGCGGCGCCGAGGTGATGGCCAACCGCTGCGTCGACTGCCACGTGGTGGAGGACTGGTCGGGTGACTCCTTCCGTCGGCGGTGGAGCGAGGAGTCGGTATACCGGATGTTCCAGTACCTGCACGAGAGCATGCCGGAGGGGGAGCCCCCCTACTCGCTCCCGCGCGAGCAGGTGACCGACGTGCTGACGTACATCTTCTACCTCAACGGCGTGCCCGCGGGCGATGCCGAGCTGGGGAGCGACGACGACAGCCTCGACGACCACTGGATCGTGTGGGTGAGCGCCGACGAGCGCTGA